A DNA window from Pseudoalteromonas spongiae UST010723-006 contains the following coding sequences:
- a CDS encoding DUF3019 domain-containing protein, giving the protein MYFNLKFVLIKLKLIALFLFASMSFANAEKNVNLPLSHPELAIFPEKCVALRQGKHCYTKLKFQWHAPVRGDYCIRTVSDKKLIRCWYSSTFGELDSEFNSPEAMQYELVEISSGQISEPVEMKVNWVYTNKRKKRRWRLF; this is encoded by the coding sequence ATGTATTTTAACCTTAAATTTGTCCTTATTAAGCTCAAGCTTATTGCGTTATTTTTGTTCGCAAGCATGTCTTTTGCCAATGCCGAAAAGAACGTCAATTTGCCACTATCGCACCCTGAACTGGCCATTTTCCCTGAAAAATGTGTGGCATTGCGTCAAGGAAAACACTGTTACACCAAATTAAAGTTCCAGTGGCATGCGCCGGTCAGAGGTGATTACTGTATTCGCACAGTAAGTGATAAAAAACTGATTCGCTGCTGGTATAGCAGTACCTTTGGTGAATTAGACAGTGAGTTTAACTCGCCAGAAGCTATGCAATACGAATTAGTTGAAATTAGCTCAGGGCAAATAAGCGAGCCCGTAGAAATGAAAGTAAATTGGGTATATACCAATAAGCGAAAGAAACGTCGGTGGAGACTGTTTTAA
- a CDS encoding MipA/OmpV family protein, with amino-acid sequence MNKITISLLILSTLLATPCLASNRLYADNTLEASDGFTWDWSFGAGYYVDKHYLQGVDYQDGFELNINVAINYDKFYFDVDNSQLTGGLTIGYNLVDKYDWSLDLFAINAHEGFDETGTFYDDDLVSQLRGVKEREDDFNAGLRLTRKEKTHQLSLEILHDISGAHKSLWASGFISTIQDYRNWEFRVGSGLNIYSSDFTGYYFGVDANEAIAGFRPQYNPSAAYSLTFEIHAEYPINEDWVFLGGWLSSWYSKEISNSPLISNSLRHKAKVGIRYVF; translated from the coding sequence ATGAACAAAATTACAATTTCACTTCTTATTTTGAGCACCTTGCTTGCGACGCCCTGCCTTGCTAGTAATAGGCTTTATGCAGACAACACACTCGAGGCAAGTGATGGATTCACGTGGGATTGGAGTTTTGGTGCTGGCTACTATGTCGATAAACACTATTTACAAGGTGTGGACTATCAAGATGGTTTTGAATTAAACATCAATGTTGCCATCAACTACGACAAATTTTATTTTGATGTGGATAACTCGCAGCTTACAGGTGGCTTGACGATTGGTTATAACCTCGTTGATAAGTATGACTGGAGTCTCGATTTATTCGCGATTAACGCCCATGAAGGTTTTGATGAAACTGGCACTTTTTACGACGACGATTTAGTATCTCAACTTCGCGGCGTGAAAGAACGCGAAGATGATTTTAATGCGGGCCTTCGCCTTACCCGTAAAGAAAAAACTCACCAGTTATCGTTAGAAATTCTCCACGACATCTCAGGTGCACATAAAAGTCTTTGGGCAAGTGGTTTTATTAGTACGATTCAAGATTATCGCAATTGGGAATTTCGTGTTGGCTCAGGCCTAAATATTTATTCATCGGATTTCACTGGTTATTATTTTGGCGTAGATGCCAACGAAGCAATCGCGGGATTTAGACCACAGTACAACCCAAGTGCCGCGTACAGCCTGACCTTTGAAATTCACGCCGAATACCCAATTAACGAAGATTGGGTGTTTCTTGGTGGCTGGTTATCCTCTTGGTATTCAAAGGAAATTAGCAACAGTCCATTAATCTCTAACAGCTTACGACACAAAGCTAAGGTTGGTATACGCTATGTATTTTAA
- a CDS encoding serine hydrolase domain-containing protein gives MRFLFFSTFLSFSCFSVADSLDNASEQVDFDRFVKGYKNTMVSKLRKKGIPGAALSVVKVDAGEFAYGYGKTKRISGKPITTSTRFRLASVSKTFAGSLAAKLASEGQLKLDDTVTKYLPDFHFHSRDKKLRVSHLLSHSSGLVPNAYDNLIESRMPYNKIKNKLAEVEPICSPGRCYGYQNVMFSLIGDVIEKSTQIDYSTWVNEFMFKPLNMKNASLGIQAMMQDDNYAHPHVRARKRWYTTKIKPNYYKVGPAAGVNASADDMVQWLKAQLGQYPSVLSKESLALQSTPQIKTKKELRRRVWRKNLNQAHYGLGWRIYDYKGEKIYYHSGWVQGYRADVLVIPRLELGFSLMINAEAGILNELTTDFLDLTLKQYNKKRA, from the coding sequence ATGCGGTTTTTGTTTTTCTCAACATTTTTGAGTTTTAGTTGTTTTTCAGTTGCGGATAGTCTTGATAACGCAAGCGAACAGGTTGATTTTGACCGTTTTGTTAAAGGTTACAAGAACACCATGGTATCTAAATTAAGAAAAAAAGGGATCCCAGGTGCTGCACTGTCAGTTGTAAAAGTAGATGCGGGGGAGTTTGCCTACGGCTATGGCAAAACCAAACGTATTAGCGGTAAACCTATTACCACCAGTACACGCTTTCGTTTAGCGTCGGTATCAAAAACATTTGCGGGATCTTTGGCTGCAAAGCTCGCCAGTGAAGGGCAGTTAAAGCTTGACGATACGGTGACTAAATATCTGCCGGATTTTCATTTCCACAGTCGTGATAAAAAGCTGCGGGTGTCGCATTTATTAAGTCATAGCAGTGGCCTTGTACCCAATGCGTACGACAATCTTATTGAATCACGCATGCCTTATAACAAAATTAAAAACAAGCTTGCAGAAGTAGAACCGATTTGTTCTCCGGGGCGTTGTTATGGTTATCAGAATGTGATGTTTAGCCTGATTGGTGATGTAATCGAAAAATCCACGCAGATAGATTACAGCACTTGGGTTAATGAATTCATGTTTAAACCGTTAAACATGAAAAATGCGAGTCTTGGTATACAAGCCATGATGCAAGATGACAATTACGCTCATCCGCACGTGAGAGCACGTAAGCGTTGGTACACCACAAAAATAAAACCAAATTACTATAAAGTTGGTCCTGCAGCGGGCGTTAATGCCAGTGCAGATGATATGGTGCAGTGGCTCAAAGCGCAGCTTGGCCAATACCCAAGTGTGTTATCAAAAGAATCACTGGCGCTACAAAGTACACCACAAATTAAAACAAAAAAAGAGTTAAGGCGTCGAGTTTGGCGTAAAAATCTAAATCAAGCTCATTACGGACTGGGCTGGCGCATTTATGACTACAAAGGCGAGAAAATTTATTATCACAGTGGCTGGGTGCAAGGCTATCGTGCTGACGTGTTGGTTATTCCAAGGTTAGAGTTAGGCTTTAGTTTGATGATAAATGCCGAAGCCGGTATTTTGAACGAGCTGACTACGGATTTTCTTGATTTAACGTTAAAGCAATACAATAAAAAACGCGCTTAA
- the yhbY gene encoding ribosome assembly RNA-binding protein YhbY, producing MKLSNKQKQFLKGEAHALNPVVLLGANGLTEGVLLEIENALGIHELIKVKVPTSDRETKALIFEAIVRETGAIKLQTIGHIIVLYKQSEDKKIQLPKG from the coding sequence ATGAAGTTATCAAACAAACAAAAGCAGTTTTTAAAAGGCGAAGCACACGCGTTAAATCCAGTTGTTCTTTTAGGTGCAAATGGTTTAACAGAAGGTGTGTTACTCGAAATTGAAAACGCACTTGGCATTCACGAACTAATTAAAGTGAAAGTACCAACTAGTGACCGTGAAACTAAAGCGCTTATTTTTGAAGCCATTGTGCGCGAAACGGGTGCTATCAAGCTTCAAACAATTGGTCATATTATTGTGCTTTATAAACAAAGCGAAGATAAGAAAATCCAATTGCCAAAGGGTTAA
- the rlmE gene encoding 23S rRNA (uridine(2552)-2'-O)-methyltransferase RlmE has product MANKKHSASSKRWLKEHFDDVYANEARKLGYRSRAYFKIEELDKKDKLIRPGLTVVDLGAAPGGWSQYAADKVGDNGTVISCDILPMDPLPGVEFLQGDFREEAVLDALLSRIDGKNVDLVMSDMAPNMSGNNVTDQAGSMYLVELAFDMCHQVLKPNGNFAVKVFQGEGFDQFVKDLRNSFKTVKIRKPDSSRARSREVYIVATGYKL; this is encoded by the coding sequence ATGGCTAATAAAAAGCATTCGGCAAGTTCAAAACGCTGGTTAAAGGAGCATTTTGATGATGTATATGCCAATGAAGCCCGTAAACTCGGGTATCGCTCGCGCGCTTACTTCAAAATTGAAGAGCTCGACAAAAAAGATAAATTAATTCGCCCGGGACTCACTGTGGTGGATTTAGGTGCCGCACCAGGTGGTTGGTCGCAATATGCGGCTGATAAGGTTGGTGATAACGGCACAGTAATATCTTGTGACATTTTACCTATGGATCCCCTACCTGGCGTTGAATTTTTACAAGGTGACTTTCGTGAAGAAGCGGTACTGGATGCACTGTTATCACGAATTGATGGTAAGAACGTTGATCTTGTGATGTCGGATATGGCGCCTAATATGAGCGGAAATAACGTGACAGATCAGGCAGGTAGCATGTACTTGGTCGAACTTGCATTTGATATGTGCCATCAAGTACTAAAACCAAACGGCAATTTTGCTGTCAAAGTGTTCCAAGGAGAGGGATTTGATCAATTTGTTAAAGACCTACGTAATAGTTTTAAGACCGTTAAAATTCGCAAACCAGATTCGTCGCGTGCGCGCTCTCGTGAAGTTTATATAGTAGCGACAGGTTACAAACTGTAG
- the ftsH gene encoding ATP-dependent zinc metalloprotease FtsH has translation MAKNLILWLVIAVVLMSVFQSFNPGEGANRQLAYSQFVKDARAQQVREAKFDRTAGIVYGTKLNGEQFKTVIPMHDQYIVDELIKSGAIVEGVEPEEQSLLATIFISWFPMLLLIGVWIFFMRQMQGGGGKGAMSFGKSKARLMSEDQVKTTFADVAGCDEAKEDVTELVDFLRDPSKFQKLGGSIPKGVLMVGPPGTGKTLLAKAVAGEAKVPFFTISGSDFVEMFVGVGASRVRDMFEQAKKAAPCIIFIDEIDAVGRQRGAGLGGGHDEREQTLNQMLVEMDGFEGNEGIIVIAATNRPDVLDPALLRPGRFDRQVVVGLPDIRGREQILKVHMRKVPLADNVEPALIARGTPGFSGADLANLVNEAALFAARGNKRVVSMAEFDAAKDKIMMGAERKSMVMSEQEKEMTAYHEAGHAIVGRLVPEHDPVYKVSIIPRGRALGVTMYLPEQDRVSHSKQHLESMISSLYGGRIAEELIYGADKVTTGASNDIERATDIAHKMVTQWGLSEKLGPLLYSEDQGEVFMGRSQTQNKSMSGETAKLIDAEVRDFSDRNYQRAEDILKENMDILHAMKDALMKYETIDAAQIDDLMARREVRPPRDAHDRKDDDKPSAGATATGDKEPQAEKQVDTEKKPENKLDDTDQPSVN, from the coding sequence ATGGCTAAAAATTTAATTCTCTGGTTGGTAATCGCCGTAGTTTTAATGTCGGTATTCCAGAGTTTCAATCCAGGCGAAGGCGCTAACCGCCAGCTCGCATATTCGCAGTTTGTAAAGGATGCCCGTGCACAGCAAGTGCGCGAAGCGAAGTTTGATCGCACAGCAGGCATCGTATATGGCACAAAATTAAATGGTGAACAGTTTAAAACTGTTATCCCTATGCACGATCAGTACATTGTTGACGAGCTGATCAAAAGCGGTGCAATTGTTGAAGGTGTAGAACCGGAAGAGCAGTCATTACTGGCAACAATCTTCATTTCTTGGTTCCCAATGTTACTGCTTATTGGTGTTTGGATATTCTTCATGCGTCAAATGCAAGGCGGTGGCGGCAAAGGTGCCATGTCATTTGGTAAGAGCAAAGCACGCTTAATGAGCGAAGACCAAGTTAAAACGACATTTGCCGATGTAGCTGGTTGTGATGAAGCAAAAGAAGACGTTACTGAGTTAGTAGATTTCTTACGTGACCCATCAAAATTCCAAAAGTTGGGTGGTAGCATTCCGAAGGGCGTACTAATGGTAGGTCCTCCAGGTACAGGTAAAACGCTACTTGCAAAAGCGGTTGCAGGTGAAGCAAAAGTACCATTCTTTACAATTTCAGGTTCTGACTTCGTAGAAATGTTCGTTGGTGTTGGTGCATCGCGTGTGCGTGACATGTTTGAACAAGCTAAGAAAGCTGCGCCTTGTATCATCTTCATCGATGAAATTGATGCGGTAGGTCGTCAGCGTGGTGCAGGTCTTGGTGGTGGTCATGATGAGCGTGAGCAAACACTTAACCAAATGCTTGTTGAAATGGATGGCTTTGAAGGTAACGAAGGTATTATTGTAATTGCTGCAACTAACCGTCCAGATGTACTAGACCCAGCGTTACTTCGTCCAGGTCGTTTTGACCGTCAAGTAGTTGTAGGTTTACCTGATATCCGCGGTCGTGAACAAATTCTTAAAGTACACATGCGCAAAGTGCCTCTGGCAGACAATGTAGAGCCAGCACTAATTGCACGTGGTACACCGGGCTTCTCTGGTGCTGATCTTGCTAACTTAGTGAATGAAGCTGCTCTTTTTGCTGCGCGCGGTAATAAGCGTGTTGTTAGCATGGCCGAGTTTGACGCTGCAAAAGATAAAATCATGATGGGCGCAGAGCGCAAATCAATGGTTATGAGCGAGCAAGAAAAAGAAATGACGGCATACCACGAAGCTGGTCACGCTATTGTTGGGCGTTTAGTGCCTGAGCATGATCCTGTTTATAAGGTATCAATTATCCCGCGTGGTCGTGCACTTGGTGTAACTATGTATTTACCAGAGCAAGACCGTGTAAGTCATTCTAAGCAACATTTAGAGTCGATGATTTCAAGCCTTTACGGTGGCCGTATTGCTGAAGAACTCATCTATGGCGCAGATAAAGTGACCACAGGTGCGAGTAACGATATTGAACGTGCAACTGATATTGCACACAAAATGGTTACGCAATGGGGTTTAAGTGAAAAACTAGGTCCGCTTCTTTATTCAGAAGATCAAGGCGAAGTTTTCATGGGTCGTAGTCAAACGCAGAACAAGAGTATGTCTGGTGAAACGGCTAAGCTTATTGATGCGGAAGTACGTGACTTCTCAGATCGCAACTATCAACGCGCTGAAGATATTCTAAAAGAAAATATGGATATCCTTCACGCAATGAAAGATGCGCTAATGAAGTATGAAACGATTGATGCTGCGCAAATTGATGACCTAATGGCGCGTCGCGAAGTGCGCCCACCACGAGATGCACATGATCGTAAAGACGATGACAAGCCAAGTGCTGGCGCAACAGCTACTGGCGATAAAGAACCTCAAGCAGAAAAACAGGTTGATACAGAGAAAAAACCTGAAAATAAACTTGATGACACCGACCAACCATCGGTAAACTAA
- the folP gene encoding dihydropteroate synthase translates to MSTINLPNGKVLDLSQTHIMGILNLTPDSFSDGGSHQQIDSAVISALAMLENGATIIDIGGESTRPGAPDVALEEELARVIPVIEAIRKKSDCIISIDTSKAEVMRQAVNAGADIINDVRALQEPNALETTAELGVPVCLMHMQGQPRTMQSNPHYDDVINDIKQFFVERIAACEAAGISRDKIILDPGFGFGKTLAHNYYILKYIDEFKMMGCEVLAGLSRKSMIGNLLGRDVDQRLAGSVAGALIAAQKGAKIIRVHDVTETADALNVWQACEQGITNEQ, encoded by the coding sequence ATGTCTACTATCAATTTACCAAACGGCAAGGTACTTGACCTAAGCCAAACCCATATAATGGGAATACTTAACCTTACCCCAGACTCTTTTTCTGATGGCGGCAGTCATCAACAAATCGACAGCGCTGTCATTTCTGCTCTGGCGATGCTTGAAAATGGCGCGACCATTATTGATATTGGTGGCGAATCAACGCGTCCTGGTGCACCTGATGTTGCATTAGAAGAAGAGCTTGCGCGCGTTATTCCAGTTATAGAGGCGATCCGCAAAAAATCAGATTGTATTATTTCTATCGATACCAGCAAAGCAGAAGTAATGCGTCAGGCGGTGAATGCGGGTGCTGATATTATTAACGATGTTCGTGCACTGCAAGAACCCAATGCCTTGGAGACAACGGCTGAGTTAGGCGTGCCGGTATGCTTAATGCATATGCAAGGGCAACCGCGTACTATGCAATCAAATCCTCATTACGATGATGTGATAAATGATATTAAACAGTTCTTTGTTGAGCGCATAGCTGCTTGCGAAGCTGCAGGTATATCGCGCGATAAAATCATTCTCGATCCCGGCTTTGGTTTTGGTAAAACCCTTGCACATAACTACTATATTTTAAAATACATAGACGAGTTTAAAATGATGGGGTGTGAAGTACTTGCGGGCTTATCGCGCAAGTCGATGATTGGTAATTTATTAGGGCGCGATGTAGATCAGCGTTTAGCTGGCTCAGTTGCGGGCGCGCTTATCGCCGCGCAAAAGGGCGCTAAGATTATTCGAGTACACGATGTTACAGAAACCGCCGATGCACTTAATGTATGGCAGGCCTGTGAACAAGGAATTACAAATGAGCAATAG
- the glmM gene encoding phosphoglucosamine mutase: MSNRKYFGTDGVRGEVGQFPITPEFALKLGWAAGKVLSKAGTKKVIIGKDTRISGYLLETSLEAGLVAAGIDVILLGPMPTPAIAYLTQTFRGEAGIVISASHNPYQDNGIKFFSSQGTKLDDALELEIEAMMDEEMTCVSSESLGKAKRLDTAAGRYIEYCKSQFPSALSLEGLRIVVDCANGATYHIAPDVMRELGAEVIKVACEPNGLNINAKCGATHVDTMIQKVLEVKADVGIAYDGDGDRVMMVDHKGRVFDGDDIVYIIAKYAFEKGELGGGVVGTVMSNMGLENALKSLGVEFERSKVGDRYVLELLKQKGWKIGGESSGHILNLDRISTGDGIISSLQVLAAMVESNQTLEDLGQGFTKYPMNMINVRYAKGTEPLASNDVKSVIAEVEQQLGDKGRVLIRKSGTEPVIRVMVEAEKEKQVFDFSKKIADVVESISKQLENAQ; encoded by the coding sequence ATGAGCAATAGAAAATATTTCGGCACCGACGGTGTACGTGGTGAAGTAGGGCAGTTCCCAATCACCCCTGAATTTGCATTAAAGCTTGGCTGGGCGGCAGGAAAAGTGCTGTCTAAAGCGGGCACTAAAAAAGTGATTATTGGTAAAGATACACGTATTTCGGGCTATCTTCTTGAAACATCGCTTGAAGCCGGTTTAGTAGCGGCTGGTATTGATGTTATTTTATTAGGCCCAATGCCAACGCCTGCAATCGCGTATTTAACACAAACGTTCCGCGGTGAAGCAGGTATTGTTATTAGTGCCTCTCACAACCCTTATCAAGACAATGGCATTAAGTTTTTCTCATCACAAGGCACTAAGCTAGATGATGCGTTAGAGCTTGAAATCGAAGCCATGATGGATGAAGAAATGACGTGTGTTTCTTCAGAATCGCTCGGTAAAGCAAAGCGCCTTGATACTGCGGCAGGACGTTATATCGAATACTGTAAAAGCCAGTTCCCAAGCGCTTTATCGCTTGAAGGTTTACGTATTGTGGTTGATTGTGCCAATGGTGCAACGTATCACATTGCACCCGATGTTATGCGTGAACTTGGCGCTGAAGTGATTAAAGTAGCGTGTGAGCCAAATGGTTTAAATATCAACGCAAAATGCGGCGCAACCCATGTTGATACCATGATCCAAAAAGTGCTTGAAGTAAAAGCAGACGTAGGTATTGCCTACGATGGTGATGGTGATCGCGTGATGATGGTTGACCATAAAGGCCGTGTATTTGACGGTGATGACATTGTTTATATCATTGCGAAATACGCGTTCGAGAAAGGTGAACTTGGCGGCGGTGTCGTTGGTACTGTAATGTCTAACATGGGCCTTGAAAATGCGCTTAAGTCACTCGGCGTTGAATTTGAACGCTCAAAAGTGGGCGATCGCTATGTGCTAGAGCTATTAAAGCAAAAAGGCTGGAAAATTGGTGGCGAAAGCTCGGGCCACATTCTAAATCTTGACCGCATCTCAACGGGTGACGGTATTATATCTAGCCTACAAGTGCTTGCTGCCATGGTTGAGAGCAATCAAACTCTTGAAGATTTAGGTCAGGGCTTTACAAAGTACCCAATGAATATGATTAACGTGCGTTATGCAAAAGGCACTGAGCCGCTTGCAAGCAACGATGTGAAATCTGTGATTGCTGAAGTAGAACAGCAACTGGGTGACAAAGGTCGTGTACTTATTCGTAAGTCAGGCACAGAGCCTGTGATCCGCGTTATGGTTGAAGCAGAAAAAGAGAAGCAAGTCTTCGATTTCTCAAAGAAAATTGCTGATGTTGTTGAATCTATAAGCAAACAACTCGAAAACGCACAATAA
- the tpiA gene encoding triose-phosphate isomerase, translating into MAHRKPMVAGNWKMNGSLELVSELAEVITKIDTSDVDILVFPPFPLIKSALDAGLKAGAQTVSENNAGAFTGEVDAQLIHALGANYTLVGHSERRAIYGESNETVAAKFAKAQENNLTPILCVGESEQEREQELTEQVVWQQIDAIISKLGVDALANSVIAYEPVWAIGTGKTASPEQAQAVHKFIRSKLAELNSELAAKIQLLYGGSVNENNSEQLFAQPDIDGGLIGGASLKANSFATICNSAKGNG; encoded by the coding sequence ATGGCACATCGCAAACCTATGGTTGCAGGCAACTGGAAAATGAATGGCTCACTTGAGCTTGTATCTGAACTTGCCGAAGTAATCACGAAAATTGATACCTCTGACGTTGATATTTTAGTTTTCCCGCCATTCCCTTTAATTAAATCAGCACTTGATGCAGGTTTGAAAGCAGGCGCACAAACAGTGTCAGAAAATAATGCTGGTGCATTTACTGGCGAAGTTGACGCCCAATTGATTCACGCACTTGGTGCAAATTACACCTTGGTTGGTCACTCAGAAAGACGTGCTATTTACGGTGAAAGTAACGAAACAGTTGCTGCTAAATTTGCCAAAGCACAAGAAAATAACCTAACACCAATCCTATGTGTTGGTGAAAGTGAACAAGAACGTGAACAAGAATTGACCGAACAAGTTGTTTGGCAGCAAATTGATGCGATTATTAGCAAATTAGGTGTAGATGCACTTGCTAATAGTGTGATAGCATACGAGCCCGTTTGGGCAATAGGCACAGGTAAAACTGCATCGCCTGAACAAGCACAAGCTGTGCACAAATTTATCCGTAGCAAGCTGGCTGAACTTAACAGCGAGTTAGCTGCAAAAATACAACTGCTTTACGGCGGTAGTGTTAACGAGAATAATAGCGAACAATTATTTGCGCAACCAGATATTGATGGTGGGCTAATAGGCGGAGCAAGCCTTAAAGCTAATAGCTTTGCAACCATCTGTAATAGCGCAAAAGGAAAT